From Oscillatoria sp. FACHB-1406, the proteins below share one genomic window:
- a CDS encoding ShlB/FhaC/HecB family hemolysin secretion/activation protein, whose translation MPVNIRFNPLARVGVWAVCAWVHISGLGVGEAIAGATAQQGEYEATFPPEKRFISQDLEIVNGSELNFEMAQRPVTVPGVNLPAIEPLPPEPPSTAPQPAPESPPQLPPPEELLPPPGTMPETPPPQADTTPFEVDRFEVVGSTILSQEEVDEITKDFLGRPLSFAELLQVRSLIAQYYIDRNYITTGAIIPPQELTDRTITIQVIEGGLEAINIQGTRRLNPGYIESRLALAADTPLNIDRLREGLQLLQLDPLIGSISAELSAGTRTGFNVLNVTIAEAKTFNFDVVLNNSRSPNVGSFRRGVEATEANFLGIGDRLSASYSNTDGSNSLDLSYTVPLNPRNGTLRFSFGTSLSKVIEPAFEILDITSRSRYYELSLRQPLLQTPNQEFALGFTLSHQTSQTALGILPDLDGFPLSPGADSEGRTKVTALRFYQEWVNRSDREVFAARSQFSFGVPWFDSTQNADPPDSNFFTWRGQAQWVRLLAPETLLLLRTDLQIADRSLLTLEQFGLGGSDTVRGYRQDYALADSGWLVSAEGRIPILRVPSIQGLLQVSPFVDFGLAWATDGATATETIAGIGLGLRWEQSDRLQMRLDWGIPLTSTNTQRRTWQDNGLYFSLRYRLF comes from the coding sequence ATGCCCGTTAACATCAGATTCAATCCCTTGGCGCGCGTTGGAGTCTGGGCAGTTTGTGCGTGGGTTCACATTTCTGGGCTGGGTGTTGGAGAAGCGATCGCAGGAGCGACAGCGCAGCAAGGGGAATACGAAGCTACCTTCCCACCGGAAAAAAGGTTTATATCACAAGACTTAGAAATTGTCAATGGCTCGGAATTGAATTTTGAGATGGCTCAGCGCCCGGTAACAGTGCCGGGTGTAAATTTGCCCGCGATCGAGCCGCTTCCACCAGAACCGCCTTCGACTGCGCCGCAGCCCGCGCCCGAGTCGCCGCCGCAACTGCCGCCGCCCGAAGAGTTGTTGCCGCCGCCGGGAACGATGCCTGAAACTCCGCCGCCCCAAGCAGACACTACACCTTTTGAGGTCGATCGCTTCGAGGTGGTGGGCAGCACGATTTTGTCGCAGGAAGAAGTTGACGAGATAACCAAAGATTTTTTAGGTCGCCCGCTGAGCTTTGCCGAACTCTTGCAGGTGCGATCGCTGATCGCTCAATACTATATCGATCGCAACTACATCACAACGGGTGCAATCATTCCCCCCCAAGAACTAACCGACAGAACCATAACCATTCAAGTCATTGAAGGGGGACTCGAAGCCATCAACATCCAGGGAACGCGGCGACTCAATCCCGGTTATATCGAAAGTCGCCTCGCCCTCGCCGCCGATACTCCCTTAAACATCGATCGCTTGCGAGAAGGCTTGCAACTCCTGCAACTCGATCCCCTAATTGGTAGTATTTCGGCGGAATTATCCGCAGGAACGCGAACTGGCTTTAATGTTCTCAACGTTACAATCGCTGAAGCCAAAACCTTTAACTTCGATGTCGTCCTCAATAACAGCCGTTCCCCCAATGTCGGCAGTTTTCGGCGCGGTGTCGAAGCAACAGAAGCCAACTTCCTGGGGATCGGCGATCGCCTGAGCGCCAGTTATAGCAATACCGACGGCAGCAATAGCCTCGATCTCAGCTATACCGTCCCCCTCAATCCGCGCAACGGCACATTACGCTTTTCCTTTGGGACTTCCCTGAGTAAAGTCATCGAACCCGCCTTTGAAATCCTCGATATCACCTCGCGATCGCGCTACTACGAACTCAGCTTGCGCCAACCCCTGCTGCAAACCCCCAATCAAGAATTCGCCCTCGGCTTTACCCTCTCCCACCAAACCAGTCAAACCGCCCTCGGCATCTTACCCGATCTCGATGGCTTTCCCCTCTCTCCCGGAGCCGATAGCGAAGGACGCACCAAGGTGACTGCCCTGCGCTTCTATCAAGAATGGGTTAATCGCAGCGATCGCGAAGTGTTTGCCGCGCGTTCCCAATTCAGTTTCGGCGTACCCTGGTTCGATTCCACTCAAAACGCCGATCCGCCCGACAGCAACTTCTTCACCTGGCGCGGACAAGCGCAATGGGTGCGACTGCTTGCCCCCGAAACACTCCTGTTATTGCGAACCGACTTGCAAATTGCCGATCGCTCCCTGCTAACCTTAGAACAGTTCGGCTTAGGAGGCAGCGATACCGTGCGCGGCTACCGCCAAGATTATGCCCTCGCCGACAGCGGTTGGCTAGTATCGGCAGAAGGGCGCATTCCCATTTTGCGCGTTCCCAGCATTCAAGGACTGCTGCAAGTCTCGCCCTTTGTCGATTTTGGCTTAGCTTGGGCGACAGATGGGGCGACAGCCACCGAAACGATAGCCGGGATCGGTTTGGGACTGCGCTGGGAACAAAGCGATCGCTTGCAGATGCGTTTAGATTGGGGGATTCCCCTAACCTCAACCAATACTCAACGGCGCACCTGGCAGGATAATGGCTTATACTTTTCGCTTCGCTATCGTTTATTTTAA
- a CDS encoding sigma-70 family RNA polymerase sigma factor, whose translation MKTPNFRIAELLASYARNPSIELRNQLVKLNTGLVRKVAYQISRQSAEPYEDLSQVGYIGLILAIERFDGRKGYAFSSFAIPYIRGEILNFIRDRSTTLKIPRRWQELYRKGKKVRGELALSLGYQPSEDGVARALGVTPQEWRECKSAAQNRFLVSLDATASKDTDNSLPLEEILADPRDRARQAWQEDRLQLQGAMSQLDRKTQDAIEFVYLRDLSRKEAAKQLGVSTITVSRHLQKGINQLALQLQTAV comes from the coding sequence ATGAAAACGCCGAACTTCCGCATCGCCGAACTTCTTGCCAGTTACGCTCGCAACCCTTCTATCGAACTGCGCAATCAACTCGTTAAGCTCAATACGGGTTTAGTCCGCAAAGTGGCTTATCAAATCAGCAGGCAATCGGCGGAACCCTACGAAGATTTATCGCAAGTCGGTTATATTGGTTTGATTCTCGCGATCGAACGCTTCGACGGACGCAAAGGATATGCTTTCAGTTCCTTCGCCATTCCTTACATTCGCGGCGAAATTCTCAACTTTATTCGCGATCGCAGCACAACCCTAAAAATTCCGCGCCGCTGGCAAGAACTCTACCGCAAAGGCAAAAAGGTGCGTGGAGAACTCGCACTTTCTCTCGGATATCAACCCTCAGAAGATGGCGTGGCGCGCGCCCTCGGCGTGACCCCGCAAGAATGGCGCGAATGCAAGAGCGCGGCGCAAAATCGCTTCCTCGTGAGTTTGGATGCAACCGCGAGCAAAGATACGGACAATTCCCTCCCCTTAGAAGAAATACTCGCCGATCCTCGCGATCGCGCCCGCCAAGCTTGGCAAGAAGATCGCCTGCAACTGCAAGGAGCGATGAGTCAACTCGATCGCAAAACCCAAGACGCGATCGAATTCGTTTACCTGCGCGACTTATCCCGCAAAGAAGCCGCAAAACAACTCGGAGTCAGTACCATTACCGTCAGCCGCCACTTGCAAAAAGGAATCAATCAACTCGCCTTGCAACTGCAAACCGCAGTTTAG
- a CDS encoding HAMP domain-containing sensor histidine kinase, with translation MKDKNHLSPLFMASQRWTKSLPLASRLFLSYLLVMIVAVGALVAIGKLSSPRFFVLHLQRLEGRGYSLQYVRTSLVQGFETAWNLSTFWAVLAGTTTAGILSYWVSQRITKPLTQIERVTQKFAEGQLDKRLPPSDIPELNRLSASFNRMAMSLEGVEKRRRELVGDLTHELRTPLTVIHGYLEGLSDAHIEPTPELYERLMRETKRLQRLVNDMQELSKAEAGYLPIRLTQVQLYPLLISLVERFSEQLLEDGPAIALKCSPSLPAVSADSDRAEQVLINLLGNAISYTENGTITLKAWQDRHWVWVAVSDTGAGIAPEDLPHIFERFWRAGSERLKGSRGTGIGLAISKRLVELQGGQMEVESELGKGSTFRFCLPLA, from the coding sequence GTGAAAGATAAGAATCATCTTTCTCCTCTCTTTATGGCCAGTCAGCGTTGGACAAAATCATTGCCGTTAGCATCGCGTTTGTTTCTGTCGTATCTATTGGTGATGATTGTTGCGGTGGGTGCTTTGGTGGCGATTGGAAAATTATCGTCTCCTCGCTTTTTTGTCTTGCACCTGCAACGTCTGGAGGGAAGAGGATATAGTTTGCAGTACGTTCGCACTTCGCTAGTGCAAGGTTTTGAAACGGCTTGGAATCTCAGTACCTTTTGGGCGGTTTTGGCGGGAACGACGACAGCGGGGATTTTGAGTTATTGGGTGTCGCAACGGATTACGAAACCGCTAACGCAAATCGAGCGGGTGACGCAAAAGTTTGCGGAAGGACAACTCGACAAACGCTTGCCGCCGAGCGATATTCCGGAGTTAAATCGCCTCAGTGCGAGTTTTAATCGCATGGCGATGAGTTTGGAGGGGGTTGAGAAGCGCCGCCGGGAGTTGGTAGGGGATTTGACGCATGAGTTAAGAACGCCGCTGACGGTGATTCACGGGTATTTGGAGGGTTTGAGCGACGCGCATATCGAACCAACCCCGGAGTTGTACGAGCGGTTAATGCGAGAAACGAAGCGGTTGCAGCGTTTGGTGAACGATATGCAGGAGTTGTCGAAGGCGGAGGCGGGGTATTTGCCGATTCGTTTGACGCAGGTGCAGCTTTATCCGTTGCTGATATCGTTGGTGGAGCGGTTTTCGGAGCAGTTGTTGGAGGATGGCCCCGCGATCGCGCTAAAATGTTCGCCGTCGTTGCCTGCGGTTTCGGCTGATAGCGATCGCGCCGAGCAGGTATTAATCAATTTACTCGGTAATGCCATTTCCTACACTGAAAATGGAACCATTACCCTAAAAGCTTGGCAGGATCGCCATTGGGTTTGGGTAGCGGTTAGCGATACAGGGGCGGGAATCGCACCAGAAGATTTGCCCCACATTTTCGAGCGGTTTTGGCGGGCGGGTAGCGAACGATTGAAAGGTTCGCGGGGTACGGGGATTGGTTTGGCGATTTCTAAGCGTTTGGTAGAGTTGCAAGGCGGGCAGATGGAGGTTGAGAGCGAGTTAGGAAAAGGGAGTACGTTTCGTTTTTGCTTGCCCCTGGCGTAA
- a CDS encoding peptidoglycan-binding domain-containing protein: MTQKLTLGYLAPLSIAAIALITLPVRAETTNPSGKVHQHQSNSAVELSAPKGNNRNQTPNGAHHPSNSTAQNSSNRSQMPNGAHHQGTSSSSHSNPTAASMPMSPPANRSTVASANGTMRLGSRGENVRALQEALKKAGFYQGTVDGVFGRGTRAAVIAFQRKHGLPADGVAGSHTQAALNPS; the protein is encoded by the coding sequence ATGACACAAAAACTCACATTGGGTTATTTAGCCCCCCTATCGATCGCCGCGATCGCGTTAATAACTTTACCCGTTCGTGCCGAAACAACAAACCCTTCAGGAAAGGTACATCAACATCAATCGAATAGTGCGGTTGAATTATCCGCCCCAAAAGGCAACAATCGCAACCAAACGCCAAACGGAGCGCATCATCCCAGTAATTCCACCGCTCAGAACAGCAGCAATCGCAGCCAAATGCCAAACGGAGCGCATCATCAGGGAACCTCATCGTCTTCTCATTCCAATCCTACTGCTGCTTCTATGCCAATGTCTCCACCTGCGAATCGCTCAACGGTTGCATCGGCGAACGGCACAATGCGCTTAGGAAGCCGAGGGGAGAATGTCAGAGCGCTGCAAGAAGCTCTGAAGAAGGCAGGATTCTATCAAGGTACAGTTGATGGTGTTTTTGGGCGGGGAACGCGCGCTGCGGTTATCGCGTTTCAACGCAAGCACGGTTTGCCTGCTGATGGTGTGGCAGGTTCTCACACTCAAGCTGCCTTGAACCCGTCATAA
- a CDS encoding 6-carboxytetrahydropterin synthase produces the protein MKCIIHRRAQFSASHRYWLPELTPEENQAKFGVGSNFPGHGHNYVLYVSLEEELDCYGMVQNLSDVKRVIKQEVTSQLDFSYLNQAWPEFEQTLPTTENIAKAIWQRLIPHLPVVKIQLVEHPELWAEYYGNGMEASLTISNHFSAAHRLALDSLSYAENVEIYGKCARPNGHGHNYHLEVSVVGEMNPRTGMIVDLGDFQKVVNELVIEPFDHTFLNKDIPYFAKVVPTAENIALHIANLLQEPLRELGVELDKVKLIESPNNSCEIYCRRATQTLSLARESEPALAN, from the coding sequence ATGAAATGTATCATTCACCGTCGAGCGCAGTTTTCTGCAAGCCATCGATATTGGTTGCCCGAACTCACGCCCGAAGAAAATCAAGCCAAATTTGGCGTTGGCAGCAACTTTCCCGGACACGGGCATAACTACGTTCTCTATGTTTCTCTTGAAGAGGAACTCGATTGTTATGGAATGGTGCAAAACCTGTCAGATGTCAAGCGTGTCATCAAGCAGGAAGTTACCAGCCAACTCGACTTCTCCTACCTCAATCAGGCGTGGCCGGAATTCGAGCAAACCCTTCCCACGACGGAAAATATTGCTAAGGCGATTTGGCAGCGCCTTATCCCTCACTTACCCGTCGTTAAAATTCAACTTGTCGAACATCCCGAACTTTGGGCAGAATATTACGGAAACGGTATGGAAGCTTCACTGACAATTAGCAATCATTTTAGCGCCGCGCATCGATTAGCTCTCGATAGTCTCAGCTACGCCGAAAATGTCGAAATTTACGGCAAGTGCGCGCGCCCGAACGGACACGGACATAACTATCACCTCGAAGTCAGTGTTGTCGGAGAAATGAACCCCCGCACGGGAATGATTGTGGATTTAGGGGACTTTCAGAAGGTTGTCAACGAACTCGTCATCGAACCCTTCGATCATACTTTCCTCAATAAAGATATTCCCTATTTCGCTAAAGTTGTTCCGACTGCCGAAAATATTGCACTTCATATCGCGAATCTTCTTCAGGAACCGCTGCGAGAACTCGGTGTCGAACTCGATAAGGTGAAATTGATTGAAAGTCCCAATAATTCCTGTGAAATTTATTGCCGTCGTGCTACGCAAACCTTAAGCCTCGCACGGGAAAGCGAACCTGCTTTGGCGAATTAA
- a CDS encoding pirin family protein has translation MLSIRRASDRGHVHHSWLDARHTFSFANYYDPNYMGFRSLRVINEDRIDPGAGFGKHGHRDMEIITYVLEGTLEHQDSLGNRGTIRPGEVQYMSAGTGILHSEYNASSTDPVHLLQIWIVPDRDGLEPRYEQRDLQQDRNGSSLQLIAAKDGIEGAISLHQDAKLYAGTIPQKESFSYTLQPQRHAWIQVARGELSVNDTLLNAGDGAAISEQTRLVLEAKTEAEVILFDLA, from the coding sequence ATGCTCTCAATTCGTCGCGCTAGCGATCGCGGTCATGTCCATCATAGCTGGTTAGATGCTCGTCATACCTTTTCTTTTGCCAACTACTACGATCCTAATTATATGGGTTTCAGAAGTTTGCGCGTCATTAATGAAGATCGCATCGATCCCGGCGCTGGTTTTGGCAAACACGGCCATCGCGATATGGAAATTATCACCTACGTTCTCGAAGGCACTTTAGAACATCAAGACAGTCTCGGCAATCGGGGAACGATTCGACCGGGCGAAGTTCAATACATGAGTGCTGGAACCGGAATTCTCCACAGCGAATACAACGCTTCTAGCACCGATCCCGTTCATCTCCTGCAAATCTGGATCGTTCCCGATCGCGACGGCTTAGAACCCCGCTACGAACAACGCGATTTACAGCAAGATCGTAACGGCAGTTCTCTTCAACTCATCGCCGCAAAAGACGGCATAGAAGGTGCAATTTCCTTGCATCAAGATGCTAAACTCTATGCAGGAACGATACCCCAAAAAGAATCTTTTTCTTACACCTTACAACCGCAGCGCCATGCTTGGATTCAAGTTGCGCGCGGGGAACTTTCTGTTAACGATACGCTCCTGAATGCTGGGGATGGAGCCGCAATTTCCGAACAAACTCGCTTAGTTCTCGAAGCTAAGACTGAAGCTGAAGTGATACTCTTCGATCTCGCCTAA
- a CDS encoding helix-turn-helix domain-containing protein has product MDGSTSSKPQKNCPAEQTLAAISGRWKLLILRELDRGTQRFGELQRALEGITQKVLTQQLRELETDGLIHREVYPQVPPKVEYSLTALGESLHPVIQQMHAWGLERGEELRIKN; this is encoded by the coding sequence ATGGACGGTTCTACTTCATCAAAACCCCAAAAAAATTGTCCGGCAGAACAAACGCTAGCCGCAATTTCGGGACGCTGGAAACTCTTAATTTTGCGAGAACTCGATCGCGGTACTCAGCGGTTTGGCGAATTGCAACGCGCTCTAGAGGGTATTACTCAAAAAGTTCTGACGCAGCAATTAAGAGAGCTAGAAACAGATGGTTTAATACATCGAGAAGTGTACCCTCAAGTGCCGCCAAAGGTTGAATATTCGCTGACTGCACTGGGAGAAAGCTTACATCCTGTTATCCAACAAATGCACGCTTGGGGTTTGGAACGGGGGGAAGAATTGAGAATTAAAAATTAA
- a CDS encoding DUF565 domain-containing protein → MQNTRLSTLFDAFSDRIVGLFINPWRRVALLAIALLTGFFLGGSAVTSTAGQLAYWDVPAAAAVTVSLELINIYVYRRPPRPVRGILTGGKLFVDTLNATKIGILYGLCLEGFKLNT, encoded by the coding sequence ATGCAAAATACTCGTCTCAGCACGTTATTCGATGCTTTTAGCGATCGCATCGTCGGACTCTTCATCAATCCTTGGCGGCGCGTTGCCTTACTCGCAATTGCCCTGCTTACAGGTTTTTTCTTAGGGGGCAGTGCCGTAACCAGTACGGCGGGACAGTTGGCTTACTGGGATGTCCCAGCGGCGGCAGCAGTCACCGTATCCCTAGAGTTAATTAATATTTACGTTTATCGCCGTCCGCCTCGACCCGTGCGAGGAATTTTAACAGGAGGAAAACTCTTTGTCGATACGCTTAATGCGACCAAAATTGGTATTCTTTATGGTCTCTGTTTGGAAGGGTTCAAGTTAAATACTTAA
- a CDS encoding DNA phosphorothioation system restriction enzyme, whose amino-acid sequence MKYERSANLIASADFNLLTKPLLTFTDSDWANLAAEFARSSRAINAKEKGGAYKVKENITPSTEFYRSLPPGVPRLLPSLQLRDYQREAAVRWIEHRGRGTLKMATGSGKTIVALAIAAELYAKIGLQVLLVICPYRHLVAQWGRECEQFNLQPLLAFESVRTWHEQLTNQLYNLRAGTQPFLTIIATNSTFVSENFQSQLQFLPEKTLIVGDEAHNLGSVQLEASLPRSIGLRLALSATPERYFDEGGTDLLLDYFGAILQPEFTLKDAIAQGALARYNYYPLFVELTPAEAWSYAKLTKRIGWALSENEGWETNPTVTALLMQRSRLVGSAANKLNALRELMLPRLNTTHTLFYCGDGSVDVTRESETGFASVPSSKRQLAAVARLLGSELGYRINTYTAETPLAEREAMRAQFERGELQGLVAIRCLDEGVDIPAIQNAVILASTGNPRQFIQRRGRILRPYPGKERANLFDTIVLPPECDRETWEVERNLLRKELKRFLEFAELAENAGEAKQKLFTIQERFGLE is encoded by the coding sequence ATGAAATACGAGCGTTCGGCGAATCTCATTGCGAGCGCCGATTTTAATCTTTTAACAAAACCTCTATTAACATTTACCGATTCGGACTGGGCAAATTTAGCGGCAGAATTTGCGCGTTCTTCCCGGGCAATTAATGCCAAAGAAAAGGGCGGCGCGTACAAAGTTAAGGAAAACATTACGCCATCGACAGAATTTTATCGAAGTCTGCCGCCGGGAGTGCCGCGCTTGTTGCCTTCTCTTCAGTTGCGGGACTACCAGCGAGAGGCAGCGGTGCGATGGATAGAACATCGCGGTCGGGGGACGCTAAAGATGGCAACCGGAAGCGGCAAAACAATCGTCGCGCTGGCGATCGCGGCCGAACTTTACGCTAAAATTGGCTTGCAAGTTTTACTCGTTATATGTCCTTATCGTCACCTTGTCGCGCAGTGGGGGCGGGAATGCGAGCAATTTAATTTACAACCGCTTCTAGCTTTTGAGAGCGTTCGGACTTGGCACGAACAGCTAACTAACCAACTTTATAACCTTCGCGCTGGTACGCAGCCTTTCCTCACAATTATTGCGACGAATTCTACCTTTGTTAGCGAAAATTTTCAATCGCAATTGCAATTTTTACCTGAAAAAACCTTAATTGTCGGAGATGAGGCGCATAATTTAGGTTCGGTGCAATTAGAAGCTAGTTTACCGCGATCGATTGGCTTGCGTTTGGCGCTTTCTGCTACGCCGGAACGCTACTTTGATGAGGGGGGAACCGATTTGCTGTTGGATTATTTCGGCGCGATCTTACAGCCGGAGTTTACGTTAAAAGACGCGATCGCGCAAGGCGCACTGGCCCGCTACAACTACTATCCCCTCTTCGTCGAACTAACTCCCGCTGAAGCTTGGAGTTATGCCAAACTTACCAAACGTATCGGCTGGGCGCTTTCGGAAAATGAGGGTTGGGAGACTAATCCTACTGTAACCGCTTTGTTGATGCAGCGATCGCGCCTCGTCGGTTCCGCCGCCAACAAACTCAACGCCCTGCGCGAACTGATGCTTCCTCGCCTCAATACCACCCACACCCTCTTTTATTGCGGCGATGGTAGCGTCGATGTCACCCGCGAGAGTGAAACCGGATTTGCTAGCGTTCCCAGCAGCAAGCGCCAACTCGCCGCTGTCGCCCGCTTGTTGGGTTCGGAATTGGGATATCGCATTAATACCTATACCGCCGAAACCCCGCTTGCCGAACGGGAGGCGATGCGCGCGCAGTTTGAACGGGGAGAATTGCAAGGGTTAGTGGCGATTCGCTGCTTGGATGAAGGGGTTGATATTCCCGCCATTCAAAATGCCGTGATTTTAGCTAGTACCGGCAATCCGAGGCAATTTATCCAGCGTCGGGGGCGAATTTTGCGCCCTTATCCGGGAAAGGAACGGGCGAACTTATTCGATACTATCGTTTTGCCGCCGGAGTGCGATCGCGAAACTTGGGAAGTCGAACGCAATTTGTTACGAAAAGAACTCAAACGCTTTCTTGAATTTGCAGAACTTGCTGAAAATGCAGGAGAAGCAAAGCAGAAATTATTCACAATTCAGGAGCGATTTGGGCTTGAATGA
- a CDS encoding S8 family serine peptidase, which yields MTTNKSILRFLTLSLAVACLLIFARSLHFLERANAQTPAQQPITYRVFDREVPLVVRDDAIAVSFKAPDLAQSSPQVTRGGGGEFQVQQERSPELPLYLQLQEDLQVEPPAPSSPTRGVTPFGGVEPTESSSADFAAPLAVQVSPLNTDYALVNFTSGGSNRVQERIEAQPYVETTLPVLARQGAKGSEEGSIVLPNEIILTLQPGLSDSEREAILNDNQLELLHPFRFAENRYLVRSRLATGLEVLRVVERLNSVAKIQSATPNFIQTLVNREVALLANESAVASASLLPMQWYLNSLPLSTCLKHTTAGSDGLAEPVGKCLQSEPTSNFSQPRVDIRAPEAWQLSNQGEGVTIAIIDSWIQWDRPDLAPNLYEVSTSNALPGEVHGWDFVENDPDTRISEAELRLVRPQFADSFLLAEAELRQKYPETYQDIQSKNAKASEAEVAKLVRSRLANQVAGDFHGTMVAGAIAARPVGTEGTIGVAPKATILPVRVMGINDSFSLSGYLEAIAYAVARGAEIVNISLGSGLPARGEIELISELLQKNPKLVIVAAAGNENRGQLNYPAAIDGVIAVGATNRSGYRAPYSNYGLTPNGQALTLVAPGGDNSEPRPLGRILTTGGTGLDAFWSDIPTAKITPDWGPNLDARGNYRWTTGTSFSSPMVAGAIALVKGKDLQRSLTRAQILNILDKTASYDGLKLTAQEQEIYQQQGKNRVPSANRYFFGSGLLNAEAAVKAVTNP from the coding sequence ATGACCACGAACAAGTCTATCTTACGCTTCCTGACCCTCTCGCTGGCGGTAGCTTGCCTGCTCATATTCGCTCGCAGTCTTCATTTTCTGGAGCGCGCCAACGCTCAAACTCCGGCACAGCAACCGATAACTTACAGGGTATTCGATCGCGAAGTTCCCCTCGTCGTTCGAGATGACGCGATCGCGGTATCCTTCAAAGCGCCCGATCTCGCCCAAAGCAGTCCGCAAGTAACGCGAGGAGGAGGAGGAGAGTTTCAGGTTCAGCAAGAACGCAGCCCCGAACTTCCGCTTTACCTACAACTGCAAGAAGATTTACAAGTCGAACCGCCCGCCCCAAGCAGTCCGACTCGAGGCGTTACGCCCTTTGGGGGGGTAGAACCCACCGAGAGTAGTAGTGCCGATTTTGCAGCACCCCTCGCCGTCCAAGTCAGTCCCTTAAACACAGACTACGCTTTAGTTAACTTCACTTCTGGCGGCAGCAATCGGGTGCAAGAGCGCATCGAAGCGCAACCTTATGTCGAAACCACCTTGCCCGTACTCGCGCGCCAAGGCGCAAAAGGCAGTGAAGAAGGCTCGATTGTTTTGCCGAATGAGATTATTCTGACGTTGCAACCGGGACTTTCAGACAGCGAGCGAGAAGCCATTCTCAATGATAATCAACTGGAACTCTTGCACCCGTTTCGCTTTGCGGAAAATCGCTACTTAGTGCGCTCCCGCCTTGCTACCGGACTGGAAGTGTTGCGCGTTGTCGAGCGACTCAACAGCGTTGCCAAAATTCAGTCGGCTACGCCCAATTTTATCCAAACCTTGGTCAATCGCGAGGTGGCGCTGTTGGCTAATGAAAGTGCTGTTGCTTCGGCTTCTCTATTACCGATGCAATGGTATCTCAACAGTCTCCCGCTTTCTACCTGCCTCAAACATACGACTGCCGGATCGGACGGACTCGCCGAACCTGTGGGCAAATGCTTGCAAAGCGAACCAACGAGCAATTTCAGCCAACCGCGCGTCGATATTCGCGCGCCTGAAGCTTGGCAGCTAAGCAACCAAGGGGAAGGGGTGACAATTGCGATTATCGATAGTTGGATTCAGTGGGATCGCCCGGATCTCGCTCCCAATCTATACGAGGTTAGTACGAGCAATGCGCTTCCGGGGGAAGTCCACGGTTGGGATTTTGTTGAAAACGATCCCGACACGCGCATCAGCGAGGCGGAATTGCGCCTCGTTCGCCCTCAGTTTGCAGATTCCTTTTTGCTGGCGGAAGCGGAACTGCGGCAGAAGTATCCCGAAACGTACCAAGATATTCAGAGCAAAAATGCTAAAGCTTCGGAAGCAGAAGTTGCGAAGTTGGTGCGATCTCGCCTTGCCAATCAAGTCGCCGGAGATTTCCACGGTACGATGGTAGCGGGTGCGATCGCGGCGCGTCCTGTCGGCACAGAAGGAACGATTGGCGTTGCTCCGAAGGCGACAATTCTGCCCGTGCGGGTGATGGGGATTAACGATAGTTTTTCTTTGAGTGGGTATTTAGAAGCGATCGCTTATGCTGTGGCGCGGGGTGCGGAGATCGTTAACATTAGCTTGGGTTCTGGGCTTCCGGCGCGCGGCGAAATCGAACTCATCTCCGAACTGTTGCAAAAAAATCCCAAGTTAGTTATCGTTGCTGCCGCCGGTAACGAAAATCGCGGACAATTGAACTATCCCGCCGCGATCGATGGCGTAATTGCAGTCGGTGCAACCAATCGCTCCGGCTATCGCGCGCCTTACAGCAACTACGGTTTAACCCCCAACGGACAAGCGCTTACCCTCGTCGCCCCCGGTGGCGACAACTCCGAACCGCGTCCTTTAGGGCGTATTTTAACCACGGGAGGAACGGGGTTAGATGCTTTTTGGAGCGACATTCCGACAGCAAAAATTACTCCCGATTGGGGACCAAATTTGGACGCGCGGGGTAACTATCGCTGGACGACGGGAACGTCCTTTTCTTCGCCAATGGTAGCAGGCGCGATCGCGCTCGTGAAAGGCAAAGATCTACAGCGCAGCCTCACTCGCGCCCAAATTCTCAACATTCTCGATAAAACCGCCAGTTACGATGGTTTGAAGTTAACCGCCCAAGAGCAAGAAATTTATCAACAACAAGGTAAAAATCGCGTCCCTTCTGCCAATCGTTATTTCTTCGGCAGCGGTTTGTTGAATGCTGAAGCCGCAGTTAAAGCGGTAACGAATCCGTAA